In the genome of Myroides phaeus, one region contains:
- a CDS encoding M14 metallopeptidase family protein gives MNYQYLVEKYTYHKISGRYITSEKIASFLNDLKDYFKVEVKGKSVEGRDIKTVTWGEGPTKIFMWSQMHGNESTTTKAVLDLLNLLNEEKESFIADWKKRFTFLIVPILNIDGAHYYTRVNANQVDLNRDSINLTQPESQLLRKLFEDFKPDYAFNLHDQRTIFGVGDQPMPATISFLAPSYNEEREINANREKAIKLIVAMNQEVQKVIPGQVGRFDDGFNINCIGDYFQSQGVPTILFEAGHYQNDYNREKTREIVFLSLLSVICSIFTKNYENNSIESYLSIPENQKSFNDVAIGPVSLAGSKEEYIVKIQYLEQLKNNNVKFCPIIVDIIKKESKFAHHYIKESIIFKNSLVKIEDALDKNYLEVVDSTVSQDNGLLNK, from the coding sequence ATGAACTATCAATATTTAGTAGAAAAATACACCTATCATAAAATAAGTGGTCGATATATTACGAGTGAAAAAATAGCTTCTTTTTTGAACGACTTAAAGGATTACTTTAAAGTAGAGGTCAAAGGAAAATCAGTTGAAGGAAGAGACATAAAAACGGTGACTTGGGGAGAAGGACCAACGAAGATTTTTATGTGGTCACAGATGCACGGAAATGAATCGACAACAACAAAAGCTGTACTCGATTTATTAAACTTATTGAACGAGGAAAAAGAGTCTTTTATAGCAGATTGGAAAAAGCGTTTTACGTTTTTAATTGTACCTATTTTAAATATAGATGGGGCACATTATTATACGCGAGTAAATGCAAATCAAGTTGACCTAAATAGAGACTCAATAAATTTGACTCAACCCGAAAGTCAGTTGTTGCGAAAACTTTTTGAAGACTTTAAACCTGACTATGCATTTAACCTTCACGATCAACGAACTATTTTTGGTGTAGGAGATCAACCAATGCCAGCAACGATTTCTTTTTTAGCACCTTCTTATAATGAGGAACGTGAGATAAATGCTAATAGAGAAAAAGCTATAAAATTAATTGTAGCAATGAATCAAGAAGTTCAGAAAGTGATTCCAGGACAAGTAGGAAGATTTGATGATGGATTTAATATTAACTGTATAGGAGATTATTTTCAAAGCCAAGGAGTTCCAACAATCTTGTTTGAAGCAGGACACTATCAGAATGATTATAATCGAGAAAAAACCAGAGAAATTGTATTTTTAAGTTTATTATCTGTAATTTGTAGTATATTTACTAAGAATTATGAGAATAATTCTATAGAATCTTATTTAAGCATTCCGGAGAATCAGAAAAGCTTTAATGATGTGGCAATTGGACCAGTTTCCTTGGCTGGTAGTAAAGAAGAATATATTGTGAAAATTCAGTATTTAGAGCAATTAAAAAATAATAATGTTAAATTTTGTCCCATTATTGTGGATATTATTAAAAAAGAAAGTAAATTTGCCCATCATTATATAAAAGAGAGTATAATTTTTAAGAACTCTTTGGTTAAAATAGAAGATGCATTAGATAAAAATTATCTTGAGGTTGTAGATTCTACCGTATCTCAGGATAATGGATTATTAAATAAATAA
- a CDS encoding Lrp/AsnC family transcriptional regulator, with translation MSKFRLDEIDHQILDMLIDNTRVPFTDIAKKLLISAGTVHVRVKKMEDAGIIQGSSLTLDYEKLGYAFIAYIGIFLHNTSQTKFVLERINEIPFVTVAHVTTGKFNVFCKIRAKNTRHAKEVIYMIDDIEGVYRTESMISLEESINDKKRLMHTIFKEL, from the coding sequence ATGAGTAAATTTCGTTTAGATGAAATCGATCACCAAATCTTAGATATGTTGATTGACAATACGAGAGTTCCTTTCACAGATATTGCAAAAAAATTACTGATTTCTGCAGGTACTGTTCACGTTCGTGTTAAGAAAATGGAAGATGCAGGAATTATCCAAGGTTCTTCATTAACATTAGATTACGAAAAATTAGGATATGCTTTTATAGCTTATATTGGTATTTTCCTACACAATACTTCGCAAACTAAATTTGTATTAGAGCGTATTAACGAAATTCCTTTCGTAACTGTAGCACACGTTACAACTGGTAAATTCAATGTTTTTTGTAAAATTAGAGCGAAAAACACACGTCACGCAAAAGAGGTTATTTATATGATTGATGATATTGAAGGAGTTTACAGAACTGAATCAATGATTTCTTTAGAAGAAAGCATCAACGATAAAAAACGTTTAATGCATACGATTTTTAAAGAATTATAA
- a CDS encoding metal-dependent hydrolase, whose product MDSLTQIVLGGAVGNAIAGRKIGNRAVLYGAIAGTIPDLDVLSVFFTDPISAVEMHRGVTHSILFAILASFMFGYLVYKLEKKNGVTYEEGYWLFFWGLFTHALLDMFTTWGTRLLWPFDYAFAFKSIFVIDPLYTIPFIYFLVRSMREKVDIDRRMRLNRLGIYVSSSYLFLTLLLKAVAFYEFTDALDKQGIKYKEMSVKPTVMNTILWNAMVETDDAFLIGEYSFFDHSDITFQRFDKNEHFINNIANHNLFNRLVKISEGYYTFSEYNDEIHFNDLRFGLLKNEGEDVQFAFSYRFVVNEDGELQAEEVKKERKDGVKLLKRLWIRLQGI is encoded by the coding sequence ATGGATTCTTTAACACAAATTGTATTAGGTGGAGCTGTAGGGAATGCGATAGCTGGACGTAAGATTGGTAATAGAGCAGTTTTATATGGTGCTATAGCAGGAACAATTCCAGACTTAGATGTTCTATCTGTATTTTTTACTGATCCAATATCCGCTGTAGAAATGCATCGAGGGGTTACGCATTCTATTTTGTTTGCCATTTTAGCTTCTTTTATGTTTGGCTATCTTGTGTACAAATTAGAAAAGAAAAACGGCGTTACCTATGAAGAGGGATATTGGTTGTTTTTTTGGGGGTTGTTTACACACGCGTTGTTAGATATGTTTACGACTTGGGGTACACGATTACTGTGGCCTTTTGATTATGCTTTTGCTTTTAAGTCTATTTTTGTCATTGACCCTCTATACACTATTCCGTTTATCTATTTTTTGGTTCGTTCTATGCGTGAAAAAGTAGATATAGACAGGAGGATGCGTTTGAATAGATTAGGTATTTATGTTAGTAGTTCATATTTGTTTTTAACGTTGTTGTTAAAAGCAGTGGCTTTTTACGAGTTTACTGATGCTTTGGATAAACAAGGTATTAAGTATAAAGAAATGTCTGTTAAACCCACTGTAATGAATACTATTTTGTGGAATGCAATGGTAGAAACAGATGATGCTTTTTTAATTGGCGAGTATTCATTTTTTGATCATTCAGACATTACATTCCAACGTTTTGATAAAAATGAGCATTTCATTAACAATATAGCTAATCACAATTTGTTTAATAGATTAGTGAAAATATCAGAAGGTTATTATACTTTTTCTGAATACAATGATGAAATTCACTTTAATGATTTGCGATTTGGTTTGTTGAAGAATGAAGGAGAAGATGTTCAGTTTGCTTTTAGTTACCGATTTGTTGTAAATGAAGACGGTGAGTTACAAGCAGAAGAGGTTAAGAAAGAAAGAAAAGATGGTGTGAAGTTGCTAAAACGACTATGGATTAGATTGCAAGGAATATAA
- the pdxY gene encoding pyridoxal kinase produces the protein MEIFERNIISIQSLVSAGYVGNSVAGLAIQLHGINPIILPTVMLSSHAEQNIYYGDVVSPDLFKKLIRGISEVGLREKTKFAVSGYINTSELIDVTAEFITGWKKVQKEAIYIYDPVLGDTRANGLYIPEAIAKHSVATLLPLCDVLTPNQFELEFIVGQKITTEIELSSLIADHPILNNKRVILTSAVLADTPAGQIEVIVVENGQISRFSTENIHIEVVGTGDLFTAIMTSQLANGRKVGDAIQNAMNFVCSVLTFTKENGLTTMSASAIIQAYPLLLL, from the coding sequence ATGGAAATATTTGAAAGAAATATCATTTCTATTCAAAGTTTAGTTTCGGCAGGTTATGTTGGAAATAGTGTTGCTGGTTTAGCAATTCAGTTACACGGTATAAATCCTATTATTTTGCCGACAGTTATGCTGTCGAGCCACGCTGAACAAAATATATATTACGGAGATGTAGTTTCTCCAGATTTATTCAAGAAATTGATAAGAGGTATTAGCGAGGTTGGACTTCGAGAAAAAACCAAGTTCGCTGTCAGTGGTTATATCAATACTTCTGAGTTGATTGATGTGACAGCAGAATTTATAACGGGGTGGAAAAAGGTTCAGAAAGAGGCTATCTATATATACGATCCTGTATTAGGGGACACTCGCGCAAATGGACTGTATATTCCAGAAGCTATTGCGAAGCATTCTGTGGCTACATTACTTCCTTTATGTGATGTGTTGACTCCAAATCAGTTTGAATTAGAGTTTATTGTAGGACAAAAAATTACTACTGAAATTGAATTAAGCTCTTTAATAGCAGATCATCCAATTTTAAATAATAAACGAGTTATACTTACAAGTGCCGTGTTGGCAGATACACCAGCTGGCCAAATAGAAGTTATAGTTGTAGAAAATGGCCAAATTTCGAGATTTAGTACAGAAAATATACATATTGAGGTAGTAGGAACAGGAGATTTGTTTACAGCTATTATGACTTCTCAATTAGCTAATGGCAGAAAAGTAGGCGATGCTATACAAAATGCAATGAATTTTGTTTGTAGTGTGTTGACATTTACCAAAGAAAATGGATTAACAACAATGAGTGCTTCAGCGATTATACAAGCATATCCTCTGTTATTGCTATAG